One genomic segment of Sminthopsis crassicaudata isolate SCR6 chromosome 2, ASM4859323v1, whole genome shotgun sequence includes these proteins:
- the INSM2 gene encoding insulinoma-associated protein 2, with the protein MPRGFLVKRTKRLGGSYRMRRDFQLLAPTFPRGASPSPQGSVKELLGFSLEKVEKEEREVASQPSVSVNTSSCLGTVERTGPGRWESVVTGLGRGSTPGPSPSPAKPAGAELRATFLERCLSSPASAESFPGGTTAAVAFSSTVALPSAPSSVEQLLMPLLAPFPEAVTKPESAPLTVTLQGLKRGTRDDRCDKGHPGAVSASGSGTAVLGAKKPKAMRRLSFADEVTTSPVLGLKIKEETPGTPSRVLENSRTPLGEFICQLCKEEYADPFALAQHRCSRIVRVEYRCPECDKVFSCPANLASHRRWHKPRTANAATAIPEALPSFSSSSSLSTDCSIIAPFLPEGKENNREKRTESQHPLIRDSSLNDQHQDSFNSATHGLDVKVTKHPEPQRPQGPYTDTESGRRPGTGKGNGDGVFLCPYCHKKFRRQAYLRKHLDTHQEGSARALTPGYSPEHSLQLTFPCPLCGAHFPSADIRDKHRLWHAMREEMLLPTLVGMPPEGPSGTDGDTQQIFPCKHCPSTFFSSLGLSRHINKCHPSESRQVLLLQMPLRPGC; encoded by the coding sequence ATGCCGAGGGGCTTTCTggtgaaaagaaccaagagattGGGAGGCTCTTACCGAATGCGTCGGGATTTTCAGCTGCTGGCGCCTACTTTCCCCAGAGGGGCTTCCCCCAGTCCCCAGGGAAGCGTGAAGGAGCTGTTGGGATTCTCTTTGGAAAAggtagaaaaggaggagagggaggtggCTTCTCAACCGTCAGTGTCCGTAAACACTTCGTCCTGCCTGGGTACAGTAGAAAGAACGGGACCAGGCCGGTGGGAAAGCGTTGTGACGGGGTTGGGAAGAGGCTCGACCCCTGGTCCCAGTCCTAGCCCAGCTAAGCCGGCAGGTGCGGAGTTGCGAGCGACATTCCTGGAGCGCTGCCTCAGTTCTCCTGCTTCGGCTGAATCGTTCCCGGGAGGCACTACAGCCGCGGTTGCTTTCTCTTCCACTGTGGCACTCCCGTCTGCCCCATCTTCGGTGGAGCAGCTTTTGATGCCACTTCTGGCACCTTTCCCAGAAGCTGTTACAAAGCCGGAATCAGCTCCCCTCACTGTTACTCTTCAAGGCCTGAAACGGGGCACTAGAGACGACCGTTGTGACAAGGGACATCCAGGAGCTGTGTCAGCGTCAGGATCTGGAACAGCAGTATTAGGTGCCAAGAAGCCGAAGGCTATGAGGAGGCTGAGCTTCGCGGATGAAGTAACCACATCCCCAGTCCTGGgattgaaaatcaaagaagagacaCCTGGGACCCCCTCCCGGGTCCTTGAAAACAGCCGGACGCCACTGGGTGAATTTATTTGCCAGCTGTGCAAGGAAGAGTACGCAGATCCTTTTGCACTGGCCCAACACCGTTGCTCTCGTATAGTGAGAGTTGAGTACCGTTGTCCCGAATGCGATAAGGTCTTCAGCTGTCCAGCCAATCTCGCCTCCCATCGCCGGTGGCACAAGCCACGTACTGCTAATGCTGCCACAGCTATCCCCGAAGCTCTTCCTTcgttttcctcttcctcatcacTGTCTACAGACTGCAGCATTATCGCACCTTTCCTGCCGGAAGGTAAGGAGAATAACAGAGAGAAAAGGACTGAAAGTCAGCACCCTCTTATTCGGGACAGCTCCCTGAATGATCAGCATCAAGACAGTTTCAACTCAGCTACCCACGGACTGGATGTTAAGGTCACTAAGCACCCTGAGCCCCAGCGACCACAGGGCCCATATACTGATACAGAGTCGGGGCGTCGCCCGGGTACAGGGAAAGGCAATGGGGATGGGGTTTTCTTGTGTCCATATTGCCACAAGAAGTTTCGCCGTCAGGCTTACTTGCGTAAGCACTTGGATACTCATCAGGAGGGATCAGCCAGAGCGCTAACCCCTGGCTACAGCCCTGAGCATAGCTTACAGCTTACTTTCCCATGCCCACTTTGCGGGGCACACTTCCCCTCTGCAGACATCAGAGACAAGCACCGGTTGTGGCACGCGATGCGGGAGGAAATGCTATTGCCTACTTTAGTGGGGATGCCTCCAGAAGGACCAAGTGGAACTGACGGAGATACTCAGCAGATCTTTCCTTGCAAGCATTGTCCGTCTACCTTCTTCAGTTCCTTGGGTCTAAGTCGCCATATCAACAAATGTCACCCTTCGGAAAGCCGGCAGGTGTTATTGCTCCAGATGCCTCTAAGACCCGGTTGCTGA